A window of Mangifera indica cultivar Alphonso chromosome 11, CATAS_Mindica_2.1, whole genome shotgun sequence contains these coding sequences:
- the LOC123228855 gene encoding E3 ubiquitin-protein ligase UPL2-like isoform X2 encodes MTTARSTLPARLRQLISGESPIGPSVKLDSEPPPKIKTFIDKVIQSPLQDIAIPLSGFRWEYSKGNFHHWRPLFIHFDTYFKTYLACRNDLLLSDKVLEDDNPFAKHAVLQILRVMQTILENCHNKSSFDGLEHFKLLLASTDPEVLIATLETLAALVKLNPSKLHGNGKLIGCGSVNSCLLSLAQGWGSKEEGLGLYSCVMANERKQEDGLSLFPSDIENDSDKSHYRVGSTLYFELHGHSAVSTDENSCNTNSSSSKVIHIPDLHLRKEDDLSLMKQCMDQYNIPPELRFSLLTRIRYARAFRSPRICRMYSRICLLAFIVLVQSSDAHDELTSFFANEPEYTNELIRIVRSDETVPGTIRTLAMLALGAQLAAYSSSHERARILSGSSISFAVGNRMILLNVLQRAVMSLKNSSDPSSLAFVEALLQFYLLHIVSSSSSGSNIRGSGMVSTFLPLLEDFDPARLHLVYLAVKAVQKLMDYSSSAVTAVRESGGVELLAQRLQAEVHRIIGLTGENDNSVIVSECSRYSDDHMYSQKRLIKVLLKALGSATYAPANSTRPLNSHDSTLPATLSLIYGHVDKFGGDIYYSAVTVMSEIIHKDPTCLPALLEMGLPDAFLSSVVAGILPSSKAITCVPSGLGAICLNAKGLEAVKETSALRFLIDIFTSKKYVIAMNDAVVPVANAVEELLRHVSSLRGPGVDIIIEIVDKISSFGDNNNAGSSGKFSASTAMEMDSEDRENGHSCLLDTVDSVTEGISDEQFIQSCIFHLMVLLHRTMEYTETCRLFVEKSGIEAFLKLLLRPSIAQSSEGMSIALHSTMVFKGFTQHHSAPLARAFCSSLREHLKKVLAGFGAVSGSFLLDPKMSPDAGVFSSLFLVEFLLFLAASKDNRWVTALLTEFANDSKDVLVDIGRVHREILWQIALLEDAKLEVEDDGATSATETQQSESSANDSEEQRFNSFRQFLDPLLRRRSSGWSIEAQFFDLINLYRDLGRATGFRHRLSADSPSNFWLGASPSSSSDAAGSGSKKEYDKQKLFYTSCCDMVRSLSFHITHLFQELGKVMLLPSRRRDDAVNVSPTSKSVASTFASIALDHMNFVGHVNPSGSEASISTKCRYFGKVVNFTDGILLERPDSCNPILLNCLYGHGVVQSVLMTFEATSQLLFALNRAHTSPMETDDGNVKQDEKEDADHAWIYGPLACYGKLLDHMVTSSFILSPFTRHLLSQPLINGDIPFPRDAETFVKVLQSMVLKAVLPVWTHPQFTDCSYDFITTIISIIRHIYSGVEVKNVNSNINSRVSGPPLNETTISTIVEMGFSRSRAEEALRQVGSNSVELAMEWLFSHPEETQEDDELARALAMSLGNSESETKEDVANATSQQLEEEMAQLPAIEELLSTCTKLLLMKEPLAFPVRDLLVLICSQNEGQYRSSIISFLIDQVKDCSSICDSGNSNMLSAHFHVLALILHEDAGAREVASKSGLVKLVSNLLVQWDSVSVDGDKYQVPKWLTTAFLAIDQLLQVDQKLNSDFTELLKGDDASSQQTAISIDEDKQNKLHALRSSKYIDPHDQKRLTEIACSCIKKQLPSETMHAVLQLCSTLTRSHPIAICFLDAGGVSSLLSLPTSSLFPGFDNVAATIIRHVLEDPQTLQQAMESEIKHTLVSAANRHSNGHRHSNGRITPRNFLLNLSSAISRDPVIFMQAAQSVCQVEMVGDRPYIVLLKDRDKSKEKEKDKEKTSEKDKTQANEGKVILGAVNTTAPGNGHGKIIDSNSKVVKAHRKSPQSFVNVIELLLDSVTSFVPPLKDDVVTDVPPLDTSLSSDMDIDVAAIKGKGKAVAAVSGDSEANGQDASAALAKIVFILKLMTEILLMYSASIHVLLRRDAEISSCRGVTGFCRGVFHHIIHSFIPYSRNSRKERKGDGDWRHKLANRASQFVVASCVRSAEARKRVFTDISCIFNDFVDSCSGFRPAGDDIQTFVDLVNDILSARTPTGSCISAEASATFIDVGLVRSFTRTLEVLDLDHANSPKVVIGLVKALELVTKEHVHAADSSASKGENSAKTPGHDQAERTDNMVDMSQSMEMASQSNQDPLAPDHVESFNAVQNYGGSEAVTDDMEHDQDLVGGFAPAAEDDYMQETPEDIRGLENGIDSVGIQFEIQPHVQENLDEDEEDEEMSGDDGDEDDDEDDEEHNDLEEDEVHHLPHPDTDQDDHEIDDDEFDEVLDEEDEEDDDEEGIVLSLDENVFDHIEVFGRDHSFPNESLHVMPVDVFGSRRQARTTSIYSLLGRTSDSSASSHHPLLSGPSSMHSAPRPSDRNADSTSSQLDIIFRSLRSGRHGHRLNLWGDDSQQTGGSSAPVVPQGLEEILISQLRRPSPEKPDQNTSTADPQSNGEASQLQESEAGARPEILMENNINNESIDTGPSSTPAIESSVNADMRPAATDSLHGTDASSTHSQSVEMQFEQNDAVVRDVEAVSQESGGSGATLGESLRSLDVEIGSVDGHDDGGERQGSTDRMPLGDQQATRTRRANVSFGNSTPLSGRDAPLHSVTEVSENSSREADQEGPAVEQQINSDGGSASIDPAFLEALPEELRAEVLSAQQGQVAQPSNEQPQNAGDIDPEFLAALPPDIREEVLAQQQAQRLHQSQELEGQPVEMDTVSIIATFSSDLREEVLLTSSDAILANLTPALVAEANMLRERFAHRYHNHTLFGMYPRNRRGESSRRGEGIGSSVDRSGGSITSRRNIAAKVVEADGSPLVGMEALQAMIRLLRVVQPLYKGSLQRLLLNLCVHTETRISVVRILMDMLMLDTRKPANYLNAIEPPYRLYGCRNNVMYSRPQHFDGVPPLVSRRILETLTYLARNHPFVAKILLQFRLPLAALREPENIDEVHGKAVMVDEPCEIGRKQQEGYISVMLLLSLLNQPLYLRSIAHLEQLLNLLGVIIDNAESNLPDKSGASTAEQQPLPVPTSVGGMNAEPHGVSSGMSVSSSYVDSRSITSCENDECDVQSVMLNLPQTELRLLCSLLAREGLSDNAYSLVAEVMNKLVVIAPTHCQLFITELADAVQKLTKSGMDELRVFGEAVKALLNTSSSDGAAILRVLQALSSLVGSLIEKEKDQPILPEKEHSVALSQVWDINTALEPLWLELSTCISKIESYSDSSEVPTTSRNSTGKPSSAISPLPAGAQNILPYIESFFVMCEKLHPSQPGSGHDFGTAVVSEVEDASTSATQQKTVVPITKVDEKQMAFVRFSDKHRKLLNAFIRQNPGLLEKSFSLMLKVPRFVDFDNKRAHFRSKIKHQHDHHHNPLRISVRRAYILEDSYNQLRLRSTQDLKGRLTVHFQGEEGIDAGGLTREWYQLLSRVIFDKGALLFTTVGNESTFQPNPNSVYQTEHLSYFKFIGRVVGKALFDGQLLDVHFTRSFYKHILGVKVTYLDIEAIDPSYFRNLKWMLENDISDVPDLTFSIDADEEKRILYERTQVTDYELIPGGRNMKVTEENKHQYVNLVAEHRLTTAIRPQINAFLEGFNELIPRELISIFNDKELELLVSGLPDIDLDDMRANTEYSGYSAASPVIQWFWEVVQGFSKEDKARLLQFVTGTSKVPLEGFSALQGISGSQKFQIHKAYGSSDHLPSAHTCFNQLDLPEYPSKQHLEERLLLAIHEGNEGFGFG; translated from the exons ATGACGACTGCACGATCAACTTTGCCGGCCAGGCTGAGGCAGCTTATATCCGGCGAGAGTCCTATCGGTCCCTCTGTTAAACTCGACTCTGAGCCC CCtccaaaaatcaaaacctttATTGATAAGGTGATCCAGAGTCCATTACAGGATATAGCAATACCTCTTTCTGGCTTTCGTTGGGAGTACAGTAAG GGAAATTTTCATCATTGGAGgccattatttatacattttgatACGTATTTCAAGACATACTTGGCTTGTAGGAATGACCTTCTATTGTCAGATAAAGTTTTAGAAGATGATAATCCATTTGCAAAGCATGCAGTTCTACAAATATTACGAGTGATGCAAACAATTTTAGAGAATTGCCATAACAAGAGTTCATTTGATGGTTTGGAG CATTTCAAGCTTCTACTTGCTTCTACGGATCCTGAGGTTCTTATAGCTACCCTGGAGACTCTGGCTGCCCTTGTGAAGTTAAATCCCTCTAAGCTTCATGGCAATGGGAAGTTAATTGGATGTGGCTCGGTAAACAGTTGCCTCTTGTCATTGGCTCAAGGTTGGGGGAGCAAGGAGGAGGGCTTGGGATTGTATTCATGTGTTATGGCAAACGAAAGAAAGCAAGAAGATGGGCTATCTTTGTTCCCATCTGATATAGAAAATGATAGTGATAAGTCTCATTATCGAGTTGGTTCTACACTCTATTTTGAACTGCATGGGCACAGTGCTGTAAGCACTGATGAAAACAGTTGCAACACAAACTCTTCAAGTTCAAAAGTTATACACATACCAGACCTTCATTTAAGAAAGGAGGATGATCTATCTTTGATGAAGCAGTGCATGGACCAGTACAACATACCTCCTGAGCTCAGGTTCTCATTGCTAACAAGAATCAGATATGCGCGTGCCTTCCGTTCTCCCAGAATATGTAGAATGTATAGCAGGATCTGCCTTCTGGCATTTATTGTGCTTGTTCAGTCTAGTGATGCTCATGATGAACTAACATCCTTTTTTGCTAATGAGCCTGAATACACAAATGAGTTAATCAGGATTGTGAGATCAGACGAAACTGTTCCTGGAACAATTAGAACTCTTGCAATGCTCGCCTTGGGAGCCCAGTTAGCCGCATATTCATCCTCTCATGAGAGGGCACGGATTTTAAGTGGATCAAGCATCAGCTTTGCTGTTGGGAATCGGATGATTCTCCTTAATGTTCTTCAGAGAGCTGTTATGTCGCTGAAAAATTCCAGCGACCCATCATCCCTTGCCTTTGTTGAGGCGCTTCTTCAGTTTTATTTGCTTCACATTgtttcatcctcatcttcaggGAGTAATATAAGAGGATCAGGAATGGTTTCCACGTTTCTACCTCTTTTGGAGGATTTTGATCCTGCTCGACTGCATCTTGTCTACTTGGCTGTGAAAGCTGTGCAGAAGCTCATGGATTACAGTAGTTCAGCTGTGACTGCAGTTAGAGAATCAGGAGGAGTGGAACTGTTGGCCCAGAGGCTGCAGGCAGAAGTGCATAGAATTATTGGTTTGACTGGGGAAAATGATAATTCAGTGATTGTCAGTGAATGCTCAAGATATAGTGATGATCATATGTACTCCCAGAAGAGGCTTATAAAGGTTCTTTTGAAGGCACTCGGATCTGCTACTTATGCCCCTGCAAATTCTACCCGACCCCTCAACTCCCATGATAGTACCTTACCTGCTACTTTGTCGCTAATATATGGGCATGTAGATAAATTTGGAGGTGACATTTATTACTCAGCTGTGACTGTTATGAGTGAAATTATCCATAAAGACCCAACCTGTCTTCCTGCATTGCTTGAAATGGGTCTTCCTGATGCATTCTTATCTTCAGTGGTGGCTGGAATACTGCCTTCTTCAAAGGCCATTACATGTGTTCCAAGTGGCCTTGGTGCCATTTGTCTTAATGCCAAAGGCTTAGAGGCTGTGAAAGAAACTTCAGCATTGCGATTCCTTATAGACATATTTACAAGCAAGAAATATGTCATTGCAATGAATGATGCTGTTGTTCCTGTGGCAAATGCAGTGGAAGAGCTTTTGCGCCATGTATCTTCATTGAGAGGCCCTGGTGTTGATATTATCATTGAGATTGTTGAtaaaatttcttcctttgggGACAACAATAATGCTGGGTCATCAGGGAAGTTCAGTGCTAGTACTGCAATGGAAATGGATTCTGAAGACAGAGAAAATGGACATAGCTGTTTACTTGATACAGTTGATTCTGTTACTGAAGGCATCAGTGATGAGCAGTTCATTCAATCGTGCATATTTCATTTGATGGTTCTGCTTCACAGAACAATGGAATATACTGAAACATGTCGGTTATTTGTGGAGAAGTCAGGAATAGAAGCTTTTCTGAAGCTTCTCTTACGCCCTAGTATTGCACAGTCATCTGAAGGGATGTCCATTGCCTTGCATAGCACAATGGTTTTCAAGGGTTTTACTCAACATCACTCTGCTCCTCTGGCACGTGCCTTCTGTTCTTCTCTTAGGGAACATTTGAAGAAAGTTTTGGCTGGATTTGGTGCTGTTTCAGGGTCCTTTTTACTTGATCCGAAGATGTCGCCTGATGCTGGTGTCTTTTCATCACTGTTCCTTGTTGAGTTCCTTCTCTTTCTTGCTGCTTCAAAAGACAATCGTTGGGTAACTGCACTGCTTACAGAATTTGCAAATGACAGCAAAGATGTTCTGGTAGACATTGGACGTGTCCATCGTGAAATATTATGGCAGATTGCTCTTCTTGAAGATGCCAAGCTTGAGGTGGAGGATGATGGTGCGACTTCTGCCACTGAGACACAACAGTCTGAGTCAAGTGCAAATGATTCTGAAGAACAAAGATTCAACTCCTTTAGGCAGTTCCTTGATCCATTATTGAGGAGGAGGTCATCAGGGTGGAGTATTGAAGCCCAGTTTTTTGATCTTATCAACCTTTACCGTGATCTTGGACGTGCTACTGGGTTTCGACATAGATTGAGTGCTGACAGTCCTTCAAACTTCTGGCTTGGAGCAAGTCCGTCCAGTTCGTCAGATGCTGCTGGATCTGGTAGTAAAAAAGAATATGACAAGCAGAAATTGTTTTATACCTCCTGCTGTGATATGGTGAGGTCTCTTTCTTTTCACATTACCCATTTGTTTCAAGAGTTGGGAAAGGTAATGTTGCTTCCTTCTCGTCGACGAGATGATGCCGTGAATGTGTCCCCTACTTCAAAGTCTGTGGCTTCCACTTTTGCCTCCATTGCACTGGATCACATGAATTTCGTTGGTCATGTAAATCCTTCTGGATCAGAGGCTTCTATATCAACAAAGTGTCGCTACTTTGGTAAGGTTGTTAATTTCACTGATGGCATTTTACTGGAAAGGCCAGATTCCTGTAATCCAATTTTGCTAAATTGCTTATACGGCCATGGAGTTGTTCAATCAGTTTTGATGACTTTTGAAGCGACCAGTCAGTTGCTGTTTGCACTTAACAGGGCCCACACATCTCCAATGGAGACTGATGATGGAAATGTAAAACAGGATGAAAAAGAAGATGCAGATCATGCCTGGATTTATGGTCCCCTAGCTTGCTATGGTAAACTTTTGGATCACATGGTGACATCGTCTTTTATTTTGTCTCCATTTACTAGACATTTGCTTTCTCAACCCCTGATAAATGGAGATATTCCTTTCCCACGGGATGCTGAGACTTTTGTTAAGGTGCTCCAGTCCATGGTGTTGAAAGCAGTGCTTCCTGTTTGGACTCACCCACAATTTACTGACTGCAGTTACGATTTTATTACTACAATTATTTCTATCATCAGACACATTTATTCTGGGGTTGAAGTGAAAAATGTCAATAGCAATATCAATTCTCGTGTTAGTGGACCCCCACTGAATGAAACAACTATTTCAACAATTGTGGAGATGGGTTTTTCCAGATCTAGGGCAGAGGAAGCACTGAGACAGGTTGGATCAAATAGTGTAGAGTTAGCAATGGAGTGGTTGTTCTCCCATCCAGAGGAAACCCAAGAAGATGATGAACTTGCCCGTGCACTTGCCATGTCTCTTGGGAACTCTGAATCAGAAACGAAGGAAGATGTTGCAAATGCTACTAGTCAGCAACTTGAAGAAGAGATGGCTCAACTTCCTGCCATCGAGGAGTTGTTATCGACATGCACAAAGCTTCTTCTAATGAAGGAGCCTCTAGCATTTCCAGTACGAGATCTGCTTGTGTTGATATGCTCCCAAAATGAAGGTCAATATAGGTCTAGCATCATCTCATTTTTAATTGACCAAGTGAAGGATTGTAGTTCGATCTGTGATAGCGGAAACAGTAATATGCTATCTGCTCATTTCCATGTTCTTGCTTTAATCCTTCATGAAGATGCAGGGGCACGTGAAGTTGCCTCCAAGAGTGGTCTTGTGAAACTGGTGTCTAATCTGCTTGTGCAATGGGATTCTGTTTCAGTTGATGGGGATAAATACCAAGTTCCAAAATGGTTGACGACTGCTTTTCTTGCCATTGATCAGCTATTACAGGTtgatcaaaaattaaattctgatTTTACTGAGCTGTTAAAGGGAGATGATGCTAGTAGCCAGCAGACTGCTATTAGTATTGATGAGGATAAGCAAAACAAGTTGCATGCATTAAGATCATCAAAATATATTGATCCTCATGATCAGAAGAGACTTACTGAGATTGCGTGTAGCTGTATCAAGAAACAGCTTCCATCTGAAACCATGCATGCAGTACTTCAACTATGTTCCACTCTCACGAGAAGTCATCCCATTGCCATATGTTTTCTTGATGCTGGGGGTGTAAGTTCATTGCTTTCACTGCCAACAAGTAGTCTGTTCCCTGGGTTTGACAATGTTGCTGCGACTATTATCCGTCATGTCCTTGAAGATCCTCAAACTCTCCAGCAAGCAATGGAATCTGAGATAAAGCACACCCTTGTGTCTGCTGCAAACAGGCATTCAAATGGACATAGGCATTCTAATGGACGTATCACTCCACGCAATTTCCTTCTAAATTTAAGTTCTGCAATCTCAAGAGATCCAGTTATTTTTATGCAAGCTGCTCAGTCTGTTTGCCAAGTTGAGATGGTTGGTGATAGGCCTTACATTGTCTTGCTGAAAGATCGTGACAAGtccaaagagaaagagaaggataAGGAAAAGACTTCAGAGAAAGACAAAACACAGGCTAATGAGGGTAAGGTTATTCTGGGTGCTGTGAACACAACAGCTCCTGGGAATGGGCATGGAAAAATTATTGACTCGAATTCCAAGGTTGTTAAAGCTCATCGGAAGTCTCCCCAGAGCTTTGTAAATGTGATTGAATTGCTTCTGGATTCAGTCACTTCCTTTGTACCTCCACTGAAGGATGATGTGGTTACAGATGTGCCTCCTCTCGATACATCATTATCAAGTGATATGGACATTGATGTTGCTGCTAtcaaaggaaaaggaaaagctGTAGCTGCTGTATCTGGAGATAGTGAAGCCAACGGCCAAGATGCATCTGCCGCACTTGCAAAGATTGTTTTTATCTTGAAACTTATGACAGAGATTTTACTAATGTATTCTGCATCCATACATGTTCTTCTTCGAAGAGATGCTGAGATCAGTAGCTGCAGAGGTGTTACTGGTTTTTGCAGGGGAGTGTTTCATCATATTATTCACAGTTTTATTCCATATTCTCGAAATTCCaggaaggaaaggaaaggagaTGGTGACTGGAGGCATAAACTAGCAAATAGGGCTAGCCAATTCGTGGTGGCATCTTGTGTCCGTTCTGCAGAGGCAAGGAAGAGGGTTTTTACAGATATAAGCTGTATTTTCAATGACTTCGTTGATTCTTGTAGTGGTTTCAGGCCAGCAGGTGATGATATACAAACTTTTGTTGATTTGGTAAATGACATTCTTTCTGCTCGCACACCTACTGGTTCTTGCATCTCTGCTGAAGCTTCTGCCACTTTTATAGATGTTGGTCTGGTTAGATCATTTACTCGGACTCTTGAGGTATTGGATTTAGATCATGCCAATTCACCCAAAGTTGTTATAGGGCTTGTCAAAGCTCTGGAGTTGGTGACAAAGGAACATGTTCATGCTGCTGATTCTAGTGCATCAAAAGGTGAGAATTCAGCCAAAACTCCTGGTCATGATCAGGCTGAAAGAACAGATAATATGGTTGACATGTCCCAATCCATGGAAATGGCATCGCAGTCCAATCAGGATCCTCTGGCACCAGACCATGTTGAGTCTTTTAATGCTGTACAAAATTATGGTGGATCCGAGGCTGTTACAGATGATATGGAACATGACCAGGATCTTGTTGGAGGGTTTGCTCCTGCAGCTGAGGATGATTATATGCAAGAAACTCCCGAGGACATAAGGGGTCTAGAAAATGGCATTGATAGTGTTGGGATACAGTTTGAAATCCAGCCTCATGTGCAAGAAAATCTtgatgaagatgaggaggaTGAAGAGATGTCGGGGGATGATGgggatgaagatgatgatgaggatgatgaagaGCATAATGATCTGGAAGAGGATGAAGTCCATCACCTGCCTCATCCTGATACTGATCAGGATGATCATGagattgatgatgatgaatttgaTGAGGTActggatgaagaagatgaagaggacGATGACGAGGAAGGTATTGTTCTTAGCTTGGATGAAAATGTCTTTGACCATATTGAGGTTTTCGGCAGAGATCATAGCTTTCCCAATGAAAGTCTTCATGTAATGCCAGTTGATGTTTTTGGTTCTAGGCGTCAAGCACGGACTACTTCTATTTACAGTCTTTTGGGTCGAACTAGTGATAGTTCTGCATCCTCACATCATCCTCTTTTATCGGGACCTTCCTCTATGCATTCTGCTCCCAGACCATCAG ATAGGAATGCTGATAGCACCTCTTCACAGTTGGATATTATTTTCCGATCTCTGAGGAGTGGACGTCATGGTCATCGTTTGAACTTATGGGGGGATGATAGTCAGCAAACTGGTGGTTCTAGTGCACCAGTTGTACCACAAGGCCTTGAAGAGATACTTATTTCCCAGTTGAGACGACCATCTCCAGAGAAACCAGATCAGAATACATCAACAGCTGACCCTCAAAGTAATGGTGAGGCTAGTCAGTTACAGGAGTCAGAAGCAGGTGCAAGGCCTGAAATTCTCATGGAGAACAATATAAACAATGAAAGCATTGATACTGGTCCTTCCTCTACACCTGCAATTGAAAGCTCTGTCAATGCTGATATGAGACCTGCAGCAACTGATTCTTTGCATGGAACAGATGCATCCAGTACACACTCACAGTCTGTTGAAATGCAATTTGAACAGAATGATGCCGTTGTTCGGGATGTTGAAGCGGTGAGTCAAGAAAGTGGTGGAAGCGGGGCAACATTGGGAGAAAGCCTGAGGAGCCTAGATGTTGAAATTGGAAGTGTTGATGGCCATGATGATGGTGGAGAAAGACAAGGTTCCACTGATAGAATGCCTTTGGGTGATCAACAAGCAACTCGTACAAGAAGAGCTAATGTGTCTTTTGGGAATTCTACTCCTTTAAGTGGGCGAGATGCACCACTTCATAGTGTGACTGAAGTTTCAGAGAATTCTAGCCGTGAAGCAGATCAAGAAGGTCCAGCAGTGGAGCAGCAAATAAACAGTGATGGAGGTTCTGCATCCATTGATCCTGCATTCTTGGAAGCACTTCCTGAGGAGTTGCGTGCAGAAGTTCTATCAGCACAACAAGGTCAAGTGGCACAGCCTTCAAACGAACAACCACAAAATGCTGGAGATATTGACCCTGAATTCCTTGCAGCACTTCCTCCAGATATTCGGGAAGAAGTTCTAGCACAACAGCAAGCTCAAAGACTTCATCAATCTCAAGAACTTGAAGGTCAACCGGTAGAAATGGACACAGTCTCCATAATTGCAACGTTTTCTTCAGATTTGCGAGAAGAg GTCCTCTTAACATCATCAGATGCTATTCTTGCCAATCTCACTCCTGCTCTTGTTGCGGAGGCAAACATGTTGCGTGAAAGGTTTGCTCATCGTTATCATAATCATACCTTATTTGGTATGTACCCTAGGAATCGTAGAGGTGAGTCTTCTAGGCGTGGTGAAGGTATTGGATCAAGTGTGGACAGATCTGGTGGAAGTATTACCTCACGCAGGAACATTGCTGCTAAGGTAGTTGAAGCTGATGGATCTCCTTTAGTTGGAATGGAAGCTCTTCAAGCAATGATTAGGTTGCTTCGTGTAGTCCAG CCACTTTATAAAGGTTCATTGCAGAGGCTTCTCTTGAATTTATGTGTGCATACTGAAACCAGAATATCTGTGGTTAGAATCCTGATGGACATGCTGATGCTTGATACAAGAAAGCCAGCAAATTATTTAAATGCTATTGAGCCACCATATCGACTTTATGGTTGCCGGAATAATGTGATGTATTCTCGTCCCCAACATTTTGATG GAGTTCCTCCTTTGGTATCTAGGCGTATTCTTGAAACTCTGACATACTTGGCTCGTAATCATCCGTTTGTTGCAAAGATTTTGCTTCAGTTTAGGCTGCCTCTTGCTGCCTTGCGAGAGCCAGAGAATATTGATGAGGTTCATGGCAAGGCTGTTATGGTTGATGAACCTTGTGAAATCGGTAGAAAACAGCAAGAAGGATATATATCCGTTATGTTGCTTTTGAGTCTCTTGAACCAACCCCTGTATCTGAGGAGTATAGCACATCTTGAACAG CTGCTTAATTTATTGGGGGTTATTATTGACAATGCTGAAAGCAATTTACCTGACAAATCAGGGGCATCTACAGCAGAACAGCAACCTCTTCCAGTTCCCACGTCAGTGGGTGGCATGAATGCAGAACCTCATGGTGTTTCTTCTGGGATGTCTGTTTCATCATCCTATGTTGATTCCAGATCTATAACTTCATGTGAAAATGATGAATGTGATGTTCAAAGTGTAATGCTTAACCTGCCCCAAACTGAACTTCGACTTCTGTGCTCATTGCTAGCTCGAGAAGG TTTGTCAGATAATGCATATTCTCTGGTGGCAGAGGTAATGAATAAGTTGGTGGTGATTGCTCCCACTCATTGTCAGTTATTTATCACTGAGCTGGCTGATGCAGTACAAAAGTTGACTAAATCTGGCATGGATGAGTTACGAGTGTTTGGTGAAGCTGTGAAAGCACTTCTCAATACATCATCTTCTGATGGAGCTGCAATTTTAAGGGTCCTGCAAGCACTTAGCTCTCTTGTTGGCTCCTTGATTGAGAAGGAGAAAGATCAGCCAATTCTTCCTGAAAAGGAGCATTCGGTTGCTCTTTCTCAGGTATGGGACATTAACACAGCTTTAGAGCCTTTGTGGTTGGAGCTGAGTACTTGTATAAGTAAAATAGAGAGCTATTCAGATTCTTCTGAAGTGCCAACTACATCCAGAAATTCCACAGGCAAACCATCTAGTGCTATTTCTCCACTTCCTGCGGGTGCTCAGAACATCTTACCATATATAGAATCTTTCTTTGTGATGTGTGAGAAGTTGCATCCTTCACAACCGGGGTCTGGTCATGATTTTGGTACAGCTGTTGTTTCTGAGGTTGAAGATGCCAGCACTTCTGCTACCCAGCAGAAGACTGTAGTACCCATCACAAAAGTAGATGAAAAGCAGATGGCTTTTGTGAGGTTCTCTGATAAGCACAGGAAGCTGCTAAATGCTTTCATCCGTCAGAATCCTGGGCTCCTGGAGAAGTCTTTCTCACTCATGCTCAAGGTTCCTCGCTTTGTTGATTTTGACAATAAACGAGCACACTTCAGATCAAAAATAAAGCATCAACATGACCATCATCACAATCCTTTAAGAATTTCAGTAAGAAGAGCTTACATTCTTGAGGATTCTTATAACCAACTGCGCTTGCGATCAACCCAAGATTTGAAGGGAAGGTTGACCGTTCACTTTCAAGGAGAGGAAGGTATTGATGCAGGTGGTCTTACCAGGGAATGGTACCAGTTGCTGTCCAGGGTTATTTTTGACAAAGGAGCCCTGCTTTTCACAACCGTGGGCAATGAATCAACATTCCAGCCCAACCCCAACTCTGTCTACCAAACAGAACATCTTTCGTATTTTAAATTCATCGGGCGAGTT GTTGGGAAAGCACTTTTTGATGGACAACTTTTGGATGTGCATTTTACACGATCATTCTACAAGCATATCCTTGGAGTTAAAGTAACTTATCTTGACATTGAAGCTATTGATCCTAGTTACTTCAGAAACCTGAAGTGGATGCTTGAG AATGACATAAGTGATGTTCCAGATCTCACTTTCAGCATTGATGCTGATGAGGAGAAACGGATTTTGTATGAAAGAACACAA GTAACTGACTATGAACTAATTCCTGGTGGACGAAATATGAAGGTTACTGAAGAGAATAAGCACCAATATGTTAATCTAGTTGCTGAGCATCGTTTGACCACAGCTATTCGTCCTCAAATAAATGCATTCCTGGAAGGATTTAATGAACTTATTCCTAGGGAATTAATATCTATTTTCAATGACAAGGAATTGGAATTGTTGGTTAGTGGACTTCCAGACATAGACT TGGATGACATGAGGGCAAATACAGAATATTCAGGGTACAGTGCTGCATCTCCTGTCATACAGTGGTTTTGGGAGGTTGTTCAAGGGTTCAGCAAGGAGGATAAGGCTCGTCTTCTACAGTTTGTTACTGGCACATCAAAG GTGCCATTGGAAGGTTTCAGTGCTCTACAAGGAATTTCAGGCTCACAAAAGTTTCAAATACACAAGGCTTATGGCAGCTCAGATCATTTGCCATCTGCTCATACTTG TTTCAATCAATTAGATTTGCCGGAGTATCCTTCTAAACAACATCTAGAAGAGAGACTGCTGCTTGCAATTCATGAAGGCAATGAAGGGTTTGGATTTGGTTAG